The proteins below come from a single Necator americanus strain Aroian chromosome V, whole genome shotgun sequence genomic window:
- a CDS encoding hypothetical protein (NECATOR_CHRV.G18112.T1), with translation MQLQQDRDNEWTSRAMEFEKAWEDRNPRKAYALLKQYSGKMKRCSPVLNTANGVAVGEATLPIWREHFKTLLNRLAPSAPELEHVHRPTYAVNEEPPTESEVLVCVQKIKNRKSGGNDGISAKMLEYLPPSGIREMTMIIRSIWIDERILDSWRHAIIIPLHKKLSVTDTRKYRGISLLRVMYKVLERIFLERLIKHHEETTRDEQAGFRPG, from the coding sequence atgcaactgcaacaagaccgcgataacgagtggacgtcaagagcgatggagtttgagaaggcgtgggaggacaggaacccgcggaaagcctatgctctactaaaacagtatagcggcaaaatgaaaagatgttctccagtcctcaacactgccaatggagtagctgtcggtgaagcaacccttccaatttggagggaacacttcaagaccttgctgaaccggctagcaccgtcagctcctgaactcgagcacgttcatagaccgacatatgcggttaacgaggagccaccgaccgagtcggaagTTCTAGTCtgtgttcaaaaaattaagaatagaaaatctggtggaaACGATGGGATTAGCGCAAAAATGCTagaatatcttcctccgtctgggattcgtgagatgacaatgatcatccgttcaatatggatagacgaaaggatacttgattcgtggagacacgctatcataattcccctccacaagaaattatccgtcacggacacTAGGAaatatcgaggaatctctttgctgcgtgttatgtacaaggtattggagcgcattttCCTGGAgagactcattaaacatcacgaagaaacaacgcgcgacgagcaagctggctttcgtcctggctga
- a CDS encoding hypothetical protein (NECATOR_CHRV.G18113.T1) — translation MQADVDLFETTNRNQDQLIELVDEFCHLGCTLKNNGSYERDVQQRCAKATSAFKSLTKCLWSTLITNEVKLRLYLSAIRPIMMYGSKTWAAPSRVIERLDCTERKLLRLLLGCLDVSIHPLCRYSGPLFYCAIPTTSMVLLYLSPP, via the coding sequence atgcaggcagatgtggatctcttcgagaccacgaacAGGAATCAGGATCAActgatagaactcgtcgatgagttctgtcacctgggctgtacgctgaagaacaacggtagctacgagagagatgttcagcaaagatgcgctaaggccacttctgcatttaaatccttaacgaaatgcttgTGGTCGACcctcatcaccaacgaagtcaagctgcgactctacctatccgcaattcgccccatcatgatgtacggatcgaagacttgggcagcaccatcaaggGTTAtagagaggcttgactgcacggaacgaaagctgcttagactgCTACTTGGCTGTTTGGATGTTTCGATCCATCCACTGTGCCgttacagcggacctcttttCTACTGCGCTATACCCACCACATCTATGGTGCTACTTTACCTATCTCCTCCTTAA
- a CDS encoding hypothetical protein (NECATOR_CHRV.G18114.T1): MILDYSYTGIEGNVMAENGSSGSEVAKEDLRTVGVDRQSRRGSNGLILCKLSDKIKKVEHAMLKDGTTRQRFEESHQAIISGRRLSQVSEEGSEKILKEDKLEKRRNLRKVSELNLLTSSSFPEKKGITRTREKLEN, from the coding sequence ATGATATTGGATTATAGTTATACAGGGATAGAAGGAAATGTAATGGCCGAAAATGGAAGCTCTGGTTCTGAGGTGgcgaaagaggacctgaggacggtcggcgtggataggcagtccAGAAGAGGttcgaatggattgattctgtgcaagctctcggaTAAAATCAAGAAGGTTGAGCATGCTATGCTCAAGGACGGCACAACTCGGCAAAGATTTGAGGAATCGCATCAGGCGATAATATCAGGCCGCCGATTAAGCCAAGTAAGTGAAGAAGGCAGcgagaaaattctaaaagaaGATAAGCTCGAGAAAAGGCGTAACCTCCGAAAAGTCAGTGAATTGAATCTactgacttcttcttctttcccagaaaaaaaaggtattaCCAGAACcagagaaaaattagagaattaA